One Pirellulales bacterium DNA window includes the following coding sequences:
- a CDS encoding tetratricopeptide repeat protein: MARYLSHCIVACMVLVFGGCSRTSPQTTADAAAQSAEIGSDRLGQAGEQQPAERSDRVNEADRRAAQLAREIEGHRRRGYDAQAVAARREMLQLFTETYGQESWQVRSAQLALGREESLARFSPAQRAANEAAENRTRAANDLWAEGKRDEALTAIVQARTMATKIWGADTYGVANLLDQEARWRQAVGDVVEAEKLFRQALAIRERAFTPEHPETIATASALGRVLLAAGRPQEAAPLLRQSVAAAEKVWGESHAEYAGQLNNLALFYLETGDYQQAAEHFSRAADVWRQALGDDHPLVGEACLNLGRAWYAAGDYAQAEAPLREALASLEKNAGPAHAATRRARVALGLARMAQRDYQEAETILRADLAIVTGQFGDKHPETAESLVRLAILYGNQGRYAEALPLAERGAAQHRAAAGEKSDLTRNADSIVALVRGKLSPSGGNRPGGSTGPRPSVPEAVRTNFEQPARR, from the coding sequence ATGGCTCGTTATCTATCGCACTGCATCGTCGCGTGCATGGTTTTGGTATTTGGCGGTTGCTCGCGCACGTCGCCGCAAACGACCGCCGATGCCGCCGCGCAATCCGCGGAGATCGGAAGTGATCGTCTCGGCCAAGCTGGTGAACAACAGCCGGCCGAGCGCTCTGATCGTGTTAACGAAGCCGACCGGCGTGCCGCCCAGCTGGCGCGCGAAATCGAGGGGCACCGCCGCCGCGGCTACGACGCGCAGGCCGTCGCAGCGCGGCGCGAAATGCTCCAGTTGTTTACCGAGACCTACGGCCAGGAATCGTGGCAGGTGCGCAGCGCGCAACTGGCATTGGGGCGCGAGGAAAGCCTGGCCCGATTCTCGCCTGCGCAGCGCGCGGCCAACGAAGCTGCGGAAAACCGAACGCGCGCCGCCAACGATCTGTGGGCCGAAGGGAAGCGCGACGAGGCCCTAACGGCAATCGTTCAAGCGCGCACTATGGCGACAAAGATCTGGGGCGCTGACACCTATGGCGTTGCCAATCTTTTGGATCAGGAAGCACGCTGGCGGCAGGCCGTAGGAGATGTGGTAGAAGCCGAGAAATTGTTCCGCCAGGCGCTCGCAATCCGCGAACGGGCGTTCACACCCGAGCATCCCGAGACGATCGCGACCGCCAGTGCCCTGGGGCGCGTATTACTGGCCGCGGGTCGCCCGCAGGAAGCGGCGCCGCTTTTGCGTCAGTCCGTTGCCGCTGCCGAGAAGGTGTGGGGCGAGTCGCACGCGGAATACGCCGGTCAACTCAACAATCTGGCCCTGTTCTATCTGGAGACCGGCGATTATCAGCAGGCCGCCGAACACTTCTCGCGTGCCGCCGATGTATGGCGCCAGGCTTTGGGAGATGACCATCCGCTGGTTGGCGAAGCATGCTTGAATCTCGGTCGCGCGTGGTACGCGGCTGGCGATTACGCGCAAGCCGAGGCCCCCCTGCGCGAGGCCCTCGCCAGTTTGGAAAAGAACGCGGGCCCGGCGCATGCGGCGACGAGGCGGGCACGCGTGGCGTTAGGCCTCGCGCGCATGGCCCAGCGCGACTACCAAGAAGCCGAAACGATTCTCCGCGCCGATCTGGCCATCGTTACCGGCCAGTTCGGCGACAAGCATCCGGAAACGGCCGAATCCCTGGTCCGCCTGGCCATCCTGTACGGCAATCAGGGGCGCTATGCGGAGGCTCTGCCGCTGGCCGAGCGAGGCGCCGCGCAGCATCGCGCGGCGGCAGGCGAAAAAAGCGATCTGACGCGAAACGCCGATTCGATCGTGGCGCTGGTTCGCGGCAAGCTGTCGCCATCCGGAGGCAATCGGCCCGGCGGTTCCACCGGTCCGAGGCCGTCTGTCCCCGAGGCCGTGCGGACAAATTTCGAGCAGCCTGCACGACGCTGA
- a CDS encoding YifB family Mg chelatase-like AAA ATPase — protein MLAKLRTFSLVGIEAVPVEVEVDVSDGALPKTVLVGLPEAAVKESTHRVERALVNSGYLRPQNRIVINLAPAELPKQAASFDLPITLGILAGSGQLDGANERFARYAVVGELALDGTTRPTRGALSIAMAAARESGLQGLLVPSASAAEAAVVEDLEVIAISSLAQAVAFLTGQIDIEPTPPRVDEWFSALAHYEVDFADVRGQEMAKRAITIAAGGAHNLLMLGPPGSGKTMLAKRLPTILPDLSAGESIETSRIYSAMGLLPAGQPLLAVRPFRSPHHTVSDAGLVGGGSTPTPGEISLAHNGVLFLDELPEFNRRTLEVLRQPLEDGSITISRALNSSRFPANFILIAALNPCPCGFRNDPRRECHCTVPQVERYMAKISGPLLDRIDLHLEVPAVPFRELSAAAPGTTSEAMRSQVVAARARQQQRFAGSKTRANAHMSHRQIRTHCVLDAAGMNLLKASMSELGLSARAHDKILRVARTIADLDDADAISAVHLSEAINYRMLDRNLWT, from the coding sequence ATGCTCGCAAAACTGCGAACCTTTTCGTTGGTCGGAATCGAAGCGGTTCCGGTCGAAGTCGAGGTCGATGTCTCGGATGGCGCACTCCCGAAAACGGTCCTCGTCGGGCTGCCCGAGGCGGCCGTTAAGGAAAGTACGCATCGCGTCGAACGGGCCCTGGTGAACTCGGGCTATCTGCGGCCGCAGAATCGCATTGTCATTAATCTGGCCCCGGCCGAGTTGCCCAAGCAGGCCGCGTCGTTCGATTTGCCGATCACGCTCGGCATTCTGGCCGGTAGCGGGCAACTGGATGGTGCGAATGAGCGCTTCGCCCGCTATGCGGTGGTGGGCGAGTTGGCGCTCGATGGCACGACGCGTCCCACGCGCGGCGCGCTGTCGATTGCCATGGCCGCCGCCCGCGAATCGGGCCTTCAGGGCTTGCTCGTGCCCAGTGCCAGCGCCGCTGAAGCCGCGGTCGTCGAAGATTTGGAGGTGATTGCCATTTCCAGCCTGGCCCAGGCCGTGGCATTTCTCACGGGGCAAATCGATATCGAACCGACACCGCCTAGGGTCGACGAATGGTTCAGTGCGCTTGCCCATTACGAGGTCGATTTTGCCGACGTTCGCGGCCAGGAGATGGCGAAACGCGCGATAACGATCGCGGCCGGAGGCGCTCATAATCTGCTGATGCTTGGCCCACCAGGTTCGGGTAAGACAATGCTTGCCAAGCGCCTGCCCACGATCCTGCCCGACTTGTCGGCCGGCGAATCGATCGAAACCAGCCGGATTTACAGTGCGATGGGCCTATTGCCGGCCGGGCAACCGCTCTTGGCGGTGCGCCCCTTTCGCAGCCCGCACCATACGGTGAGTGATGCAGGCCTCGTTGGCGGTGGTTCGACACCGACGCCGGGCGAGATCAGCTTGGCGCACAATGGCGTCCTGTTTCTCGATGAATTGCCCGAGTTCAATCGGCGCACCTTGGAGGTGCTGCGTCAACCACTGGAAGACGGCTCGATCACGATCAGCCGCGCGCTGAACAGCTCGCGTTTTCCGGCGAACTTCATTCTCATTGCGGCGTTGAATCCCTGTCCGTGCGGATTTCGGAATGATCCTCGCCGCGAGTGCCACTGCACGGTGCCGCAAGTCGAGCGCTACATGGCGAAGATCAGCGGGCCACTGTTAGATCGCATCGATCTTCACCTGGAGGTGCCTGCCGTGCCGTTTCGTGAATTGTCCGCGGCCGCTCCAGGGACGACGAGCGAGGCCATGCGCTCGCAGGTGGTTGCCGCCCGCGCGCGGCAGCAGCAGCGCTTCGCGGGCAGCAAGACGCGCGCCAATGCCCATATGTCGCACCGGCAGATTCGCACGCACTGCGTGCTCGACGCGGCGGGCATGAATCTACTCAAGGCCTCGATGAGCGAATTGGGCCTGTCAGCGCGTGCCCACGACAAGATCCTGCGCGTGGCCCGCACGATCGCCGACCTCGACGACGCCGATGCGATTAGCGCCGTGCATCTCAGCGAGGCGATCAACTATCGGATGCTCGATCGCAATCTGTGGACGTGA
- a CDS encoding sialidase family protein — MRGPCSGPCAFALMHRLLPTLLLCCGVAAARADDGWIEKQDLFRAGEGGYQLYHIPGLAVTAKGTVLAWCEARRGRSDWGDIDILLRRSTDHGKTWSEPRKVADVPGTKAKNPVALALKGVKASDVTYNNPVFIADRDGGVTLLFCLEYCRCFVARSNDEGVTWSEPREITDLFESFRPKYPWKVLATGPDHGIQLSSGRLLVPVWLSTATGGNAHRPSVVATIYSDDLGRTWQAGEIAVPNTDEWINPNETTAVELADGRVMLNTRNESPRHRRLVTIGPDGATGWSTPRFDAALVEPICMGSLLRLSTEKTGGRNRLLFVNPDNLSRADGKEAEGKSRDRRNLTVRLSYDEGETWPVARSVEPSWSAYSDLALAADGTILCFYGRSDKSDFAGSHLCLARFDLEWLSDGRDRLSVKSSQ; from the coding sequence ATGCGAGGTCCTTGTTCCGGGCCGTGTGCCTTCGCGTTGATGCACCGGCTATTGCCGACGCTACTGCTGTGCTGCGGGGTTGCGGCGGCCAGGGCCGACGACGGATGGATCGAAAAACAAGACTTGTTTCGCGCCGGCGAAGGCGGCTATCAGCTTTATCACATCCCTGGTCTGGCCGTGACGGCCAAGGGGACCGTGCTCGCCTGGTGCGAAGCGCGGCGCGGGCGTAGCGACTGGGGGGACATCGATATTCTCTTGCGCCGCTCAACCGACCACGGCAAAACATGGTCCGAGCCGCGCAAGGTTGCCGACGTGCCGGGCACGAAGGCGAAGAATCCTGTCGCACTGGCCCTGAAAGGCGTCAAGGCCTCCGACGTAACGTACAACAATCCCGTGTTCATCGCCGACCGCGACGGCGGCGTGACGCTCTTGTTCTGCCTCGAGTATTGCCGCTGCTTCGTCGCACGCAGCAATGACGAAGGCGTTACTTGGAGCGAACCGCGCGAAATTACGGACCTCTTCGAATCATTCCGGCCGAAGTATCCGTGGAAAGTTCTGGCGACCGGCCCGGATCATGGCATTCAGTTGAGTAGCGGTCGACTGCTCGTGCCTGTTTGGCTGTCGACGGCCACGGGCGGCAATGCCCATCGACCCTCGGTCGTCGCTACGATCTACAGCGACGATTTGGGCCGCACGTGGCAAGCGGGCGAGATTGCCGTTCCAAACACGGACGAATGGATCAATCCGAACGAAACGACCGCCGTCGAGCTTGCCGACGGACGGGTGATGCTCAACACGCGCAACGAATCGCCGCGGCATCGACGCTTAGTGACGATTGGGCCCGACGGCGCGACCGGCTGGTCGACGCCGCGCTTTGACGCGGCGCTCGTCGAACCGATCTGCATGGGAAGCCTGCTGCGACTGTCGACGGAGAAAACTGGCGGCCGCAACCGGCTGCTGTTCGTGAATCCCGACAATCTTTCGCGGGCCGACGGTAAGGAAGCCGAGGGCAAGAGCCGCGATCGCCGCAACCTTACGGTGCGCCTGAGCTACGACGAAGGCGAGACATGGCCGGTCGCGAGATCGGTCGAACCTTCCTGGAGCGCGTACAGCGATCTTGCGCTAGCGGCTGACGGCACGATCCTCTGCTTCTATGGTCGCAGTGACAAAAGCGACTTCGCGGGCAGTCATCTGTGCCTCGCGCGGTTCGATCTCGAGTGGCTGAGCGATGGTCGCGATCGGCTTTCTGTTAAGAGTTCGCAATGA